One Nicotiana sylvestris chromosome 12, ASM39365v2, whole genome shotgun sequence genomic window carries:
- the LOC138884009 gene encoding probable LRR receptor-like serine/threonine-protein kinase At2g16250, with translation MRHQLVKVFFLYFIIFLLFDSTYEQLLSWREERLALIQLRSSLGLRAKEWPIKANPCTNWRGIICKNGHVTEINISGFKRTRIGEQNPQFLIDSLQNLTLLESFNASNFALPGSIPEWFGYRVSSSLQILDLRFCSITGLIPLSFGNLRNLTMLYLSNNGLTGTVPLSLGRLSSLAVLDLSQNSLFGSIPASIGSLGNLILLDLSSNNLSGAIPPSIWTLPKLQILNLSNNNFSSY, from the coding sequence ATGAGGCACCAATTGGTCAaagtattttttctttatttcatcaTTTTCTTGCTCTTTGACTCCACATATGAGCAACTATTAAGTTGGAGAGAAGAGAGATTGGCTTTAATTCAATTGAGATCTTCTTTAGGATTAAGAGCCAAAGAATGGCCAATAAAGGCTAATCCATGTACAAACTGGAGAGGTATTATTTGCAAAAATGGCCATGTCACTGAAATCAACATCTCTGGTTTTAAACGTACTAGAATTGGAGAACAAAATCCTCAATTTTTGATTGACTCCCTTCAAAATTTGACACTTTTGGAGTCATTTAATGCATCAAATTTTGCACTACCGGGTTCTATTCCAGAATGGTTTGGTTATAGAGTTTCATCTTCTCTACAAATTCTTGATCTCAGGTTCTGTTCAATTACTGGTCTTATTCCATTAAGTTTTGGCAATTTGAGGAATTTAACTATGTTATACTTGTCCAATAATGGTCTTACTGGGACAGTGCCATTGAGTTTGGGTCGGTTGTCGAGTCTTGCAGTTCTTGATCTTTCACAGAATTCGCTTTTTGGGTCGATTCCTGCATCAATTGGGTCTCTTGGGAACCTTATTTTGCTTGATTTGTCCTCAAATAATTTGTCTGGGGCTATTCCTCCTAGCATTTGGACTTTACCTAAGTTGCAAATCTTGAATCTTTCTAACAACAATTTCTCTTCTTATTAA